A stretch of the Serratia marcescens genome encodes the following:
- the trpS gene encoding tryptophan--tRNA ligase, with the protein MSKPIVFSGAQPSGELTIGNYMGALRQWVQMQDDYDCIYCIVDLHAITVRQDAEKLRKATLDTLALYLACGIDPEKSTIFVQSHVPEHTQLSWVLNCYTYFGELSRMTQFKDKSARYAENINAGLFSYPVLMAADILLYQTNQVPVGEDQKQHLELSRDVGQRFNALYGDVFKVPEPFIPKSGARVMSLQEPTKKMSKSDDNRNNVIGLLEDPKAVTKKIKRAMTDSEEPPVVRYDVVNKAGVSNLLDILAGVTGKSIAQLEAEFEGQMYGHLKGAVADAVSGMLGELQERYHRFRNDEAYLQQVMRDGAAKARARAQETLAKVYQAVGFVPPQA; encoded by the coding sequence ATGAGTAAGCCCATCGTATTTAGCGGCGCGCAGCCGTCCGGCGAACTGACCATCGGCAACTACATGGGTGCGCTGCGTCAGTGGGTGCAGATGCAGGACGACTACGACTGCATCTACTGCATCGTCGATCTGCATGCCATCACCGTGCGCCAGGACGCCGAGAAGCTGCGCAAGGCCACGCTGGATACGCTGGCGCTGTACCTGGCCTGCGGTATAGATCCGGAAAAAAGCACCATCTTCGTGCAGTCGCACGTGCCTGAGCACACGCAGCTGAGCTGGGTGCTGAACTGCTACACCTATTTCGGCGAACTGAGCCGCATGACGCAGTTCAAAGACAAATCCGCGCGCTACGCGGAGAACATCAACGCCGGGCTGTTCAGCTATCCGGTGCTGATGGCGGCGGATATCCTGCTGTATCAAACCAACCAGGTGCCGGTGGGCGAAGACCAGAAGCAGCACCTGGAACTGAGCCGCGACGTGGGGCAGCGTTTCAACGCGCTGTATGGCGACGTGTTCAAAGTGCCGGAGCCGTTTATTCCTAAATCCGGCGCGCGCGTGATGTCGCTGCAGGAGCCGACCAAGAAGATGTCCAAGTCGGACGATAACCGCAACAACGTGATCGGCCTGCTGGAAGATCCGAAAGCGGTGACCAAGAAGATCAAACGCGCAATGACCGACTCGGAAGAGCCGCCTGTCGTGCGTTACGACGTGGTCAACAAGGCGGGCGTCTCCAACCTGCTGGACATCCTCGCCGGCGTGACCGGCAAGAGCATCGCGCAGCTGGAAGCCGAGTTCGAAGGCCAGATGTACGGCCACCTGAAAGGTGCGGTGGCGGACGCCGTCTCCGGCATGCTGGGTGAGCTGCAGGAGCGCTACCACCGCTTCCGCAACGACGAAGCCTATCTGCAGCAGGTGATGCGCGACGGCGCCGCCAAGGCCCGCGCACGCGCGCAGGAAACCCTGGCGAAGGTCTATCAGGCCGTCGGTTTCGTGCCGCCGCAGGCGTAA